In Paenibacillus sonchi, a single genomic region encodes these proteins:
- a CDS encoding M23 family metallopeptidase, producing the protein MKGFKFMRQVGKLRNEDARSVEPGAASQQGSDAASDTDVFHQETKPRRLRRSWIAASAGLVLLGAFLVGAEKRYVTANTVTYYKVLVKGEEIGRISQEAELDQLFEQKRKEYQVKYPESVMVLQTDGITTEAERAFKPQIDSRKTLDKLDGMLKAYAVGVQLTVDGEVLGTVKDQETAAAVLKGVKEHYLPQAEASTGARLKKTAAASSAKASNTGADTVESAAIREQVSIVPVKADPNKVLSVDEAVKALTEGKEEPLTYTVQEGDTISGIAKLYDTTQAEIFKNNPTVKELTLQIGDTLQLTVPQPALTVVTVEQVAEQVVTEPEVIVRTSDQLTAGKSKVVRPGQTGLKTMQYRLTKENGQVVKEEWLGQTVVQASLPEVVYRGTKVVGEGTGMFAWPVSGATISSSYGERWGRVHKGVDLVSGNRTIKAADAGTVSFAGVQNGYGNVVIVDHHNGYITYYGHLSRISVSQGQRLEQGASIGIMGSTGRSTGTHLHFEIRKNGTAINPMKYLQ; encoded by the coding sequence ATGAAGGGATTTAAGTTCATGCGCCAGGTGGGGAAACTGCGAAACGAGGACGCGCGTTCTGTAGAACCCGGTGCAGCAAGTCAACAGGGCAGCGATGCCGCTAGCGATACTGATGTCTTTCATCAAGAAACCAAACCCCGGAGATTACGGCGCTCCTGGATTGCGGCTTCCGCTGGTCTGGTGCTGTTGGGTGCCTTTCTGGTCGGAGCCGAAAAAAGATATGTGACCGCCAATACGGTAACTTATTACAAGGTTCTGGTGAAGGGCGAGGAAATCGGCAGAATTAGCCAGGAGGCCGAGCTCGATCAGCTGTTTGAACAGAAGCGGAAGGAATACCAAGTAAAGTATCCTGAGTCGGTGATGGTACTGCAAACGGACGGAATTACCACAGAAGCGGAAAGAGCTTTTAAACCCCAGATAGACAGCCGTAAGACACTGGATAAGCTGGACGGTATGCTCAAAGCTTATGCTGTAGGCGTCCAATTAACGGTAGACGGCGAGGTGCTTGGAACCGTAAAGGACCAGGAGACTGCAGCAGCGGTATTAAAAGGTGTGAAGGAGCACTATCTGCCGCAAGCTGAAGCTTCCACAGGAGCCCGGCTCAAGAAAACGGCTGCTGCAAGTTCGGCCAAGGCATCGAATACAGGCGCTGACACCGTAGAATCTGCGGCGATCCGGGAGCAAGTGTCCATTGTGCCGGTCAAAGCCGATCCGAACAAGGTTTTAAGTGTAGATGAAGCGGTCAAGGCGCTTACAGAGGGAAAAGAAGAGCCGTTGACGTATACGGTCCAGGAAGGCGATACGATCTCGGGAATCGCCAAGCTGTACGATACGACACAGGCTGAGATTTTCAAGAACAACCCTACGGTTAAAGAACTGACACTGCAAATTGGAGATACTCTGCAATTGACGGTACCACAGCCCGCCCTTACGGTTGTTACCGTAGAGCAGGTGGCGGAACAGGTAGTGACCGAGCCGGAAGTGATTGTCCGCACGAGCGATCAGCTCACCGCCGGCAAGAGCAAAGTGGTCCGTCCCGGACAGACCGGTCTCAAAACCATGCAATACCGCTTGACCAAAGAAAATGGGCAGGTCGTCAAGGAAGAGTGGTTGGGACAGACCGTGGTGCAAGCATCACTGCCGGAAGTGGTGTACCGTGGAACGAAGGTGGTCGGAGAAGGTACAGGGATGTTCGCCTGGCCCGTTAGTGGGGCGACAATTTCCAGCAGCTACGGCGAACGTTGGGGCCGCGTACATAAGGGCGTCGATCTGGTATCCGGCAATCGTACAATCAAAGCAGCCGATGCCGGGACGGTCAGCTTCGCTGGCGTTCAGAACGGGTATGGCAACGTGGTTATTGTAGATCATCATAACGGTTATATCACGTATTATGGACATCTTAGCAGAATTTCAGTCTCTCAGGGACAGCGGCTTGAGCAGGGTGCATCCATCGGAATCATGGGCAGCACCGGACGTTCAACCGGAACGCATCTGCATTTTGAAATCCGCAAGAACGGGACCGCGATCAATCCTATGAAGTATCTGCAATAA
- a CDS encoding adenylosuccinate synthase, producing MSTVVVVGTQWGDEGKGKITDFLAESADVVARYQGGNNAGHTILIDGKKFKLSLIPSGVFYKEKTCVIGNGMVINPEALIQEINYIHENGFDTKNLVISDRAHVIMPYHMLLDALEEDRKGPNKIGTTRKGIGPAYMDKAARNGIRISDLMDAEEFELRLRHLMKEKNQVITQVYGAEALDVEEVLTKYLEYAEVLRSYVTDTSVVLNDAIDANSKVLFEGAQGVMLDIDQGTYPFVTSSNPSAGGVCIGSGVGPSKIQQVIGVAKSYTTRVGDGPFPTELNDSIGDYIRETGHEYGTITGRARRVGWFDSVVVRHARRVSGITGLSLNSLDVLSGLETVKICTGYKYRGEVITHYPASLKMLAECEAVYEELPGWSEDITTAKTLEDLPVNTRKYVERVSELTGIPISIFSVGRNREQTNQVLPIYI from the coding sequence ATGTCAACGGTAGTCGTCGTGGGAACACAATGGGGAGACGAAGGCAAAGGCAAGATCACGGATTTTCTGGCGGAGAGCGCAGATGTGGTCGCCCGGTATCAAGGGGGTAACAATGCCGGTCACACGATTCTGATTGACGGGAAGAAATTCAAGCTGAGCTTGATTCCATCAGGCGTATTTTACAAAGAGAAAACTTGTGTCATCGGCAACGGAATGGTTATCAACCCTGAGGCTCTGATTCAAGAAATTAATTATATTCATGAGAATGGCTTTGACACCAAGAATCTGGTGATTAGTGACCGTGCCCATGTCATCATGCCTTATCATATGCTGCTGGATGCACTGGAAGAGGACCGCAAAGGCCCGAACAAGATTGGGACTACCCGAAAAGGGATTGGCCCGGCTTATATGGATAAGGCCGCACGCAACGGTATCCGCATTTCCGATCTGATGGATGCAGAGGAATTCGAGCTGAGACTGCGCCACTTAATGAAAGAAAAGAACCAGGTGATTACTCAGGTATACGGAGCTGAAGCGCTGGATGTAGAAGAGGTTCTGACCAAATACCTCGAATATGCAGAAGTTCTCCGCAGCTATGTTACGGATACGTCTGTTGTGTTGAACGATGCCATTGATGCCAATTCCAAAGTGCTGTTCGAAGGTGCGCAAGGCGTAATGCTTGATATCGACCAAGGAACATATCCGTTCGTGACTTCATCTAATCCGTCTGCAGGCGGGGTCTGCATCGGTTCCGGCGTAGGTCCGTCCAAGATTCAACAGGTTATCGGTGTAGCGAAGTCCTATACTACCCGTGTTGGCGATGGCCCGTTCCCTACGGAACTGAATGATTCTATCGGCGACTATATCCGTGAGACCGGACATGAGTACGGTACAATCACTGGGCGCGCCCGCCGCGTAGGCTGGTTTGACAGCGTAGTGGTGCGCCATGCCCGCCGTGTCAGCGGAATCACCGGTTTGTCCCTGAACTCGCTGGACGTTCTCAGCGGCTTGGAAACCGTGAAGATCTGCACAGGTTATAAATACCGTGGGGAAGTTATCACTCACTATCCGGCCTCGCTGAAAATGCTGGCGGAATGCGAAGCCGTCTACGAGGAGCTTCCAGGCTGGAGTGAGGATATCACTACGGCGAAGACGCTGGAAGACCTGCCGGTAAATACGCGGAAATATGTGGAGAGGGTATCGGAGCTTACTGGCATCCCGATCTCGATTTTCTCCGTAGGCCGCAACCGTGAGCAGACTAATCAAGTACTGCCGATCTATATCTAA
- the dnaB gene encoding replicative DNA helicase → MGGDLFFDRIPPQNLEAEQAVIGAVLLQDEALITAMERVNTEDFYDKPHQMIFEAMVQLGEESQPIDLVTLTSRLQDKGQLEDIGGVSYLAKLAHAVPTAANVDYYAQIIEEKAMLRRLIRTATQIVSEGYTGGEDVANMLSDAERRILEISNRRSGSGFIAIRDVLMQVFDRVELLHQNKGGTSGIPTGFVDLDHMTNGFQRNDLIIVAARPSVGKTAFALNIAQNVAVRAKETVAIFSLEMSAPQLVQRMICAEANLDANIMRTGDFKSDDDWSKLTMGIQSLSESEIYIDDTPGVTVTDIRAKCRRLKKEKGLGMIVIDYLQLIQGRGKAGENRQQEVSEISRTLKQIARELDVPVIALSQLSRGVEQRQDKRPMMSDLRESGSIEQDADIVAFLYRDDYYNQDTEKKNIIEIIIAKQRNGPVGTVELVFLKNFNKFVNYERAHNEPFAG, encoded by the coding sequence ATGGGTGGAGATCTCTTTTTCGATCGGATTCCCCCGCAGAACCTGGAGGCGGAGCAGGCCGTAATCGGTGCTGTGCTCCTGCAGGATGAAGCGCTGATTACCGCGATGGAGCGGGTGAATACCGAAGACTTCTACGATAAACCGCATCAGATGATATTTGAAGCGATGGTGCAGCTCGGAGAAGAGAGCCAGCCGATTGACCTGGTTACACTGACGTCCAGACTGCAGGACAAGGGACAGCTTGAGGATATCGGCGGAGTGAGCTATCTGGCGAAGCTGGCACATGCGGTACCGACTGCGGCCAACGTCGATTATTATGCCCAGATCATTGAAGAGAAGGCGATGCTGCGCCGTCTCATCCGTACAGCAACTCAGATTGTCAGCGAAGGCTATACCGGCGGGGAAGATGTAGCTAATATGCTGAGCGATGCCGAGCGGCGGATTCTGGAAATCTCCAACCGGCGCAGCGGCAGCGGGTTTATTGCGATCCGTGATGTACTTATGCAGGTGTTTGACCGTGTAGAATTGCTTCATCAGAATAAGGGCGGCACTTCAGGGATTCCTACCGGCTTTGTGGATCTCGATCATATGACCAACGGCTTTCAGCGCAATGATCTGATTATTGTGGCTGCCCGTCCTTCTGTAGGAAAAACAGCGTTTGCGCTGAATATTGCCCAGAATGTAGCGGTGCGGGCCAAAGAGACTGTAGCTATCTTTAGCCTGGAAATGTCGGCGCCGCAGCTGGTTCAGCGTATGATCTGCGCTGAAGCCAATCTGGATGCCAATATTATGCGTACCGGTGACTTCAAAAGCGATGATGACTGGTCGAAGCTGACGATGGGCATTCAGTCGTTGTCCGAATCAGAAATCTATATTGATGATACTCCCGGTGTTACGGTTACGGATATCCGGGCCAAATGCCGCAGACTGAAGAAGGAAAAAGGCCTCGGTATGATCGTCATCGACTATTTGCAGCTCATTCAGGGGCGCGGCAAGGCCGGTGAGAACCGCCAGCAGGAAGTATCGGAAATCTCCCGTACCTTGAAGCAGATTGCCCGTGAGCTCGATGTTCCGGTCATTGCCCTGTCCCAGCTCAGCCGTGGTGTAGAACAGCGTCAGGATAAACGTCCGATGATGAGTGACCTTCGTGAATCCGGTTCGATCGAGCAGGATGCCGATATCGTGGCCTTCTTATACCGTGACGATTATTATAACCAGGATACCGAGAAGAAAAATATCATCGAAATTATTATTGCCAAACAGCGTAATGGTCCCGTGGGCACCGTAGAGCTTGTGTTTCTGAAAAATTTCAACAAGTTCGTCAACTACGAGCGTGCTCATAACGAACCGTTTGCAGGTTAG
- the rplI gene encoding 50S ribosomal protein L9: MKVIFIKDVKGQGKKGQVKEVSEGYASNFLLPRGLVRPATEGNVKTLENQAAAEKRRKDQEKEEAVQLGKKLDELTLTLKAKAGEGGRLFGAITSKQIGEALAAAHGITIDKRKIELSDPIRHVGTFQVTVKLHTEVKANLTVQVTEE; encoded by the coding sequence ATGAAGGTCATTTTCATAAAAGATGTTAAGGGTCAAGGCAAAAAAGGGCAGGTTAAAGAGGTATCAGAGGGCTATGCATCCAACTTCCTGCTGCCGCGGGGTTTGGTTCGCCCGGCTACTGAAGGCAACGTAAAGACGCTGGAGAATCAGGCGGCTGCAGAAAAGCGCCGCAAGGATCAGGAGAAAGAGGAAGCTGTTCAGCTGGGGAAGAAGCTTGATGAACTGACGCTGACGCTGAAGGCCAAAGCAGGCGAAGGCGGCCGGCTGTTCGGTGCCATTACCAGCAAACAGATCGGTGAAGCTCTGGCAGCTGCCCACGGCATCACCATTGACAAACGCAAAATCGAACTGAGTGATCCAATCCGCCATGTGGGCACATTTCAGGTAACGGTGAAGCTGCATACTGAAGTAAAGGCTAACCTCACGGTTCAGGTAACGGAGGAGTAA
- a CDS encoding DHH family phosphoesterase — protein sequence MPKFLQRRWHGYHTVWAFMLLLLLIIVVSFYNWVIGVASLFLAGTLCFSMLQAELSFRRNLVEYINGLSFRIKRVEGEAVSMLPLGIILYSEDRKVEWNNRSAGDIFSRKSLVGEEIEELLPDVMPSAAGHVPAKREASKENALKEIRKEIAVDESHYQVVIIPSERLLYLYDITELVVLRERYEEERLAIGIVMMDNLDEAAQGMDDQQRTSLIAKVASEITEWSKQFEVYLRRLSSERYLMLLNHRSLQALEKSRFVILDEVREMTADLKVPMTLSIGLAYGSESASELGALAQSSLDMALGRGGDQAAVKAGQRLSFYGGKSNAAEKRTRVRARVIAHALRDLMQESDRVLIMGHRTPDIDAVGASIGLLKAAQMYNVEANIVMETPNPSITRMMEQIRRDEGLNKSFISTEQALQVMTEHTLLIVVDTHKASMTMEPRLVQYASRIVVVDHHRRGEEFINDAVLVYLEPYASSTCELVTELLQYIHDKIKLSPLEATMLLAGITVDTKHFALHTGSRTFEAAGFLRRVGADTILIQRMLKEDLQEYISKAEIIKHARMVYDHIALVVTEPGMKIPQLLIAQTADTLLGMTNVVASFVISERPDGLIGISARSLGRMNVQVVMEKLGGGGHLSNAAVQLEGTSKEAEARLLAVLAEIEAKEGLFE from the coding sequence ATGCCAAAATTTCTGCAAAGACGCTGGCACGGCTATCATACCGTATGGGCGTTTATGCTGCTGCTGCTGCTAATTATAGTAGTCAGTTTCTATAACTGGGTTATTGGTGTCGCCAGTCTGTTTCTGGCCGGGACCCTCTGCTTCTCCATGCTGCAGGCAGAGCTCTCGTTCCGGCGGAATCTGGTGGAATATATCAATGGGCTATCCTTTCGAATTAAGCGGGTTGAGGGTGAAGCGGTCAGTATGCTTCCGCTGGGCATTATCCTGTACAGTGAGGACCGTAAGGTGGAATGGAACAACCGCAGCGCTGGTGATATTTTCTCACGGAAGTCTTTGGTTGGAGAAGAAATTGAGGAACTGCTGCCTGACGTTATGCCTTCCGCGGCTGGACATGTACCGGCCAAACGGGAAGCTTCCAAAGAAAATGCACTGAAGGAGATCCGGAAGGAAATAGCAGTGGATGAAAGCCATTATCAGGTGGTAATCATCCCCAGTGAGCGCCTGCTGTATCTGTATGATATTACTGAGCTTGTAGTGCTGCGCGAACGCTATGAGGAAGAAAGGCTCGCAATCGGCATTGTGATGATGGATAATCTCGATGAAGCGGCCCAAGGCATGGATGATCAGCAGCGCACGTCCCTGATCGCCAAGGTGGCCAGCGAGATTACGGAGTGGAGCAAGCAGTTTGAAGTGTACCTGCGCCGGCTGTCTTCGGAGCGGTATCTCATGCTGCTCAATCACCGCAGCCTGCAGGCGCTCGAAAAAAGCCGGTTCGTGATTCTGGATGAGGTGCGGGAAATGACCGCAGATCTCAAGGTACCGATGACGCTGTCCATCGGACTCGCCTATGGTTCGGAGTCTGCCAGTGAGCTCGGGGCGCTGGCACAGTCAAGCCTGGATATGGCCCTCGGCCGGGGCGGAGACCAGGCGGCCGTGAAGGCAGGCCAGCGGCTGTCCTTCTATGGCGGCAAGAGCAATGCAGCGGAGAAGCGCACGAGGGTGCGGGCCCGTGTGATTGCGCATGCCCTGCGCGATCTGATGCAGGAAAGCGACCGGGTGCTGATCATGGGCCACCGGACGCCTGATATCGATGCGGTAGGGGCTTCGATCGGTCTGCTGAAGGCGGCACAGATGTACAATGTGGAAGCTAACATTGTAATGGAGACACCGAATCCGTCCATCACCCGGATGATGGAGCAGATCCGCCGGGATGAGGGGCTGAACAAGTCCTTTATTTCTACGGAACAAGCTCTTCAGGTCATGACGGAGCACACCCTGCTGATCGTGGTGGATACCCATAAGGCATCCATGACAATGGAGCCGCGCCTGGTGCAGTATGCCAGCCGCATTGTTGTCGTAGACCATCACCGCAGAGGTGAGGAATTCATAAATGATGCTGTGCTGGTCTATCTGGAGCCTTATGCTTCGTCTACCTGCGAACTGGTAACTGAGCTGCTGCAGTACATTCATGACAAGATCAAGCTCAGTCCGCTGGAAGCTACGATGCTGCTCGCCGGAATTACAGTGGACACCAAGCATTTTGCGCTCCACACCGGCTCCAGAACCTTTGAAGCCGCAGGGTTTCTGCGCCGGGTCGGGGCGGATACGATTCTGATTCAGCGGATGCTGAAGGAGGATCTGCAAGAGTATATTTCCAAAGCGGAAATTATCAAACATGCCCGGATGGTGTATGATCATATAGCGCTGGTTGTGACGGAGCCGGGGATGAAGATTCCGCAGCTGCTGATTGCCCAGACGGCGGATACACTGCTGGGCATGACGAACGTGGTGGCTTCATTTGTCATCAGCGAGCGGCCTGACGGCCTTATTGGCATCAGCGCCCGGTCGCTGGGGCGGATGAACGTGCAGGTGGTTATGGAAAAGCTGGGAGGCGGCGGCCACTTGTCCAACGCTGCCGTACAGCTTGAAGGAACAAGCAAGGAAGCAGAAGCCAGACTGCTTGCAGTGCTGGCCGAAATTGAAGCGAAAGAGGGGCTGTTCGAATGA
- a CDS encoding DUF2232 domain-containing protein, translated as MKFRWTSVAWSIAYLLLLLSLSTPLLIITTLFMIIPAVVLFTTLNTKQFIIHILPVLLIVGLITPVYVLIAVYFLIPALVMGRWYKKRSSAMSTLLAGMITILGEFLLLLLLGTALFNFDLTTYVNDVLQMVNSPLSELGAGNPLMSELKLSSEDVSTISHMTVQIIPMTLIISSFMIAVITHSIVRPILNSMEYAVPRMKPAREWRLPRSFIWYYLLGVVLSLVFGGADSGFMPMISDNLLPLLRIAFIIQTIGFLFFLVYERKWSKVVALLLAIPVILMPGLWIIGIVDLAFPLRELVTKSKR; from the coding sequence TTGAAATTTCGCTGGACATCGGTGGCATGGAGCATAGCGTATCTTCTGTTGCTGCTCTCGTTATCAACCCCACTGCTCATTATCACTACACTATTTATGATTATACCGGCAGTAGTATTGTTCACTACTCTGAATACAAAGCAGTTTATTATTCATATCCTGCCTGTATTGCTGATTGTCGGTCTGATCACACCCGTCTATGTCTTAATAGCGGTCTATTTCTTAATCCCCGCCTTGGTGATGGGACGGTGGTATAAGAAACGCTCTTCAGCGATGTCCACTCTGCTTGCCGGAATGATTACCATCCTTGGCGAATTCCTGCTGCTGCTGCTGCTCGGGACAGCATTGTTCAATTTTGACCTTACCACCTATGTGAATGATGTGCTGCAAATGGTGAATTCACCGCTATCGGAGCTGGGGGCCGGCAATCCGCTGATGTCCGAATTGAAACTCTCCTCGGAGGACGTAAGTACGATTAGCCATATGACTGTCCAGATCATTCCAATGACACTGATCATCAGCTCGTTTATGATAGCTGTGATCACGCACTCCATTGTCCGTCCGATTCTGAATAGCATGGAATATGCCGTTCCGCGAATGAAGCCGGCCCGTGAGTGGAGACTGCCGAGATCGTTCATCTGGTATTATCTGCTGGGTGTCGTGCTCAGCCTCGTGTTTGGGGGAGCAGACAGCGGATTCATGCCGATGATATCGGATAATCTGCTGCCGCTGCTAAGGATTGCTTTTATCATTCAGACCATCGGGTTCCTGTTCTTCCTGGTCTATGAGCGGAAATGGAGCAAGGTTGTGGCGCTCCTGCTGGCAATCCCCGTAATTTTGATGCCGGGGCTGTGGATTATCGGTATAGTCGACCTGGCGTTCCCGCTGCGCGAGCTTGTGACGAAATCGAAACGATAG
- a CDS encoding MazG-like family protein has product MPKDLDVAKRAKVIEWLKTEVIDQVSRLFKALWEGSTARVGDSLASLIMSSYILGRRLGIPYRELDDLLIEKLRKHRQEGHQLEEWYQDISALEDHMRKR; this is encoded by the coding sequence GTGCCGAAGGACCTGGATGTGGCGAAACGCGCCAAAGTAATTGAATGGTTGAAGACTGAAGTAATTGATCAAGTCTCACGGTTATTTAAAGCGCTCTGGGAAGGCAGCACCGCGCGTGTAGGAGACAGTCTGGCCAGCCTGATTATGAGCTCCTACATTCTGGGACGCAGACTGGGCATCCCGTATCGCGAGCTTGACGATCTGCTGATTGAGAAGCTTAGAAAGCACAGGCAGGAAGGGCATCAACTGGAAGAATGGTACCAGGATATATCTGCATTAGAAGATCATATGCGTAAGAGGTGA
- a CDS encoding CBS domain-containing protein, translating to MNIAFFLLPKQEVACVTLDSTLRQTLERMEFHRYTAVPILNRNGEYAGTVTEGDLLWYMKESGGAVTFENASKYLLKDVPLRMNNLPVSIDADMEDLINLAKVQNFVPVVDDMNRFIGIVRRSQIIEYCEKVVSRQSQESL from the coding sequence ATGAATATTGCGTTTTTTTTACTTCCGAAACAAGAGGTCGCGTGCGTAACCCTGGATTCAACGCTGCGCCAGACTCTCGAACGGATGGAATTTCACCGCTATACGGCAGTCCCGATTCTGAACCGGAATGGAGAATATGCCGGAACGGTAACGGAAGGCGATCTGCTGTGGTATATGAAGGAGTCAGGTGGAGCGGTGACTTTCGAAAATGCTTCAAAATATCTGTTGAAGGATGTTCCGCTGCGGATGAATAATCTGCCGGTGTCCATTGATGCGGATATGGAGGATCTGATTAATCTGGCCAAGGTGCAGAACTTTGTGCCTGTGGTCGATGACATGAACCGGTTTATCGGCATTGTCCGCCGGAGTCAGATTATTGAGTATTGCGAGAAGGTGGTTTCCCGCCAGTCGCAGGAATCGTTATAA
- a CDS encoding LCP family protein has protein sequence MKKFKKMKKRYIILIAALVVIIGGGFLFQKPLAVLAFDLFLSDRVEDKLKQESYQPLVNDGTTTVKPEPVVYKSDPFSLMLLGTDQRGNETARSDTMIYAVIRPEDYKILLISIPRDTYTEIIGHGDNKKDKITHAYAFGGQQMAKDTLENLLGHDIQYYATINFQGLKDAVDAIGGVPLPIKKDIVNKGKDHEKFTIKGGKSNYNGEEALNYTRYREDSDFNRTKRQQVFIDVVANKMLSISQIGNIPELLDIMGDNFKTDIQPSMIISLAKKFMGGKDMDISSFTVMGEGERIGGVYYDIVDEEDLTEAKAMIDNWMNASTPVDQLIEPGKAQNALEPAATAAAQ, from the coding sequence ATGAAAAAATTCAAAAAAATGAAAAAAAGATATATCATCCTGATTGCTGCGCTGGTGGTAATCATTGGCGGCGGCTTCCTGTTCCAAAAACCGCTGGCCGTACTGGCCTTTGATCTTTTTCTGTCGGATCGGGTCGAGGATAAGCTGAAGCAGGAATCCTACCAGCCTCTCGTTAATGACGGCACTACTACGGTCAAACCCGAACCGGTTGTTTACAAAAGCGACCCGTTCTCTCTAATGCTGCTGGGGACAGACCAGCGCGGGAATGAGACTGCCCGTTCGGATACTATGATCTACGCGGTTATTCGTCCGGAGGATTACAAGATTCTGCTCATCTCCATACCGCGGGATACTTACACCGAGATCATTGGCCATGGCGACAATAAAAAGGATAAAATTACGCATGCCTATGCTTTTGGCGGGCAGCAGATGGCCAAGGACACCCTGGAAAACCTGCTCGGACACGATATTCAATATTATGCCACCATTAATTTTCAAGGCTTGAAAGATGCGGTGGATGCAATTGGCGGCGTTCCGCTGCCGATCAAAAAAGATATTGTGAACAAAGGCAAGGATCATGAAAAATTCACCATCAAAGGCGGCAAGTCCAACTATAATGGGGAAGAGGCGCTTAATTATACCCGTTACCGTGAGGACAGCGACTTCAACCGCACCAAACGGCAGCAGGTTTTCATTGATGTCGTTGCGAACAAAATGCTGTCCATCAGCCAAATTGGAAATATCCCGGAGCTGCTGGACATTATGGGCGATAACTTTAAGACGGACATTCAGCCATCGATGATTATCAGCCTGGCCAAAAAGTTTATGGGCGGCAAGGATATGGACATCTCCAGCTTCACTGTGATGGGTGAGGGCGAACGTATCGGCGGAGTTTATTATGATATTGTAGATGAAGAGGACCTCACTGAAGCTAAGGCCATGATTGACAATTGGATGAACGCCAGCACGCCGGTAGACCAATTAATCGAGCCGGGAAAAGCGCAAAACGCGCTGGAGCCTGCGGCTACAGCCGCAGCACAGTAA